The segment TATCGAAAGACCGCCATAATGAGCGTCCGTGGCGATAATTATGCATCAAAGGGCGCACCGATGATCTTTTGGGTCAAGCAACGGCCTCTTCTTGCGGCGGTTCTGATGGCGAGCGTGCTGCTGTACGATTTGCCTAGAGAAGTTTCTCTGGCGGCGGCTGCTAGCGCATTGTCCGCTTTAATTTTTGGGGGTCTTGCACTGGGGCCGATTGCAGGATCCCGGACATTTCTGAACGAGATGCGCAGGTTGTTTGCGAATGCCCCATTGAAGACGGCTACGGTCGCAGGGCTGTTTGCAGCCTTGGTCGAGGAGCCATTGTTTCGGTTGGCGATTCAAGACCGTTTTGGTCTTGTCGCGGCTTTGTTCGCATTCTGGGCGCTCCATTTGCGGCCCGGGTTTCCAATAGCCTCTTTGACGGCGGCTGTCCCAGCAACGATTTTGGCGCTTTCTTACGAACTGGCTGACGACTTTTGGGCGAACGCTATCGCGCACGGCGTCTTTGATTTTGGTGCAGCGCTGTCGATTGGGACTTTCCTTCGTCGTCAAGATCCGCGCGAACGGGATTCTGCAAAAATGTAGCACAATTTTGAGTACGAATCAACCCTGGAGCGCATTGGTTTGCCGAGGCCAAGGACAAGGGAAGCCACCCGGAAGGGTGGCGTTCCAAATCCGAACTTTATGTTATGAACGGCGTCGGCGTTTGGCAAAGGCTCCGCCGACCAGTCCCAAGGCCAGAATAGCGATGCTGGACGGCTCTGGCACCGGGCCGAACGTTAGGCCGGAGACGCCTCGCTGCCCCATGCTGCCGACCAGGGTCTCGGTACCCAGCAACGGATCGATGATATAAAGTTCAGAATCGAAGTTCGTCCCCGTCGTGTCGTGCGCGTGGCTGGCGTAGAAAACGTCAAAACGCGGCAGAATCGTGAGCGCGGGGTAGACGCGCTGCAGGTTGACCACGTTCGAGATCGCTCCCGTGCCGGTGTCTATCCGGAAGAGCGCGCGGGGACCATTTAGGTTGATTCCCCACAGGTTGTCGAAGGTATCGAAAGCCAAAGCATCGACATCCCACGCAACGGCAGAATTGCCATACGGAACGACTGTCGCGACGTTGCCGTTGGTCAGGTTCATCTCTCCAAACGACTCGGCGGCAATGTCGGCGTCGGTCGAGATCGAGGCGATCGTACGGTCGCGGCTATCCGCGGCCAGGGCTTCTATGTAAGGAAACTGACCGGGATTGAGTTCGACCTCGCTGCCGGGATCAAAGTCGAAACGCAAAATCTTTCCGCCAGCGTAGGACGCATAGAAGTGGCTGCCGACAAACTCGAGACTGTCAAAGTTCTGGTACTGCGCGGGGAGTTGCCTGAGCAAGGTCGAACTTCCGTCCGATCGATTGATCTCGAGCAATTTTCCGTCGTGGGTAATGCCGTACATAAGGAACCGATCGGTGGCGAAGGCAGTTAAGGATAGACACAGCGTGAGGCAGACGAGCAAGATTCTGCGAAGCATGGCACAGCCTCCTTTCAAATTGAATCGACCCCGTAAATATACCTCTTGGCGAAGGTATAATCGGGGCGCTTGGAACCTAAAGATGCGTCCGAGCATAATATGGGGTGGAGGTGAACGATGTCGTTAGCAGCTCCCATGACGAATGCCGAATGGCAAGACAAGGTTATCAATTCAGCGACTCCGACATTAGTGGACTTTTGGGCGGAGTGGTGCGGCCCGTGCAAACAGATCGCGCCCGAAGTGGACAAAGTCGCCGAGAAGTACTCGGGGAAGCTGAACGTTTATAAGGTCGATGTCGATACAGAGGGCGCTCTGGCCGGCCAGTACGGAGTGATGAGCATTCCAACTCTGTTGGTCTTTAAGGGCGGCCAAGTGGTAGAGCAGATCGTCGGCTTTCATTCGGCCGATCAGATCGCTTCGAAGATAAGCAAGCACGTCGAGTAATCAGGTTAAGCGCCGCCTGTCGGTTCTGGCACGGCGGCGCTTTCAGCAAACCCCTTTCCTCCGTCCAGCCTGGTAACGCAAGCCGCGATCGTGATGTCTCCTGTAACATTCAGGACTGTTCGGGACATGTCGAGAATGCGGTCGATTCCTAAGACGATGGCGATCGACTCGGGCGGGGCTCCGGTCATCCCGACGATGAGCGCGATCATGGGCCAAGCGCCGCCCGGAACGCCGGCAGTGCCGACTCCGGCCAGAATCGCAAGCCCCATCACCTGAAACTGCATTTCTAGAGAGAGGTCTCCGCCAAAGAGCTGCGCCAAAAACAGCACGGTAACCCCTTCGAACAGCGCCGTGCCGTTTTGATTGGCCGTTGCGCCGACGGTGAGCACGAAGGAGCTGATGTTGCGCGGCAGGCCGACATCGACCTCGGCCGATCGGAGCGCGGTCGGAAGGGTCGCGTTGCTGCTGCTGGTGGCAAATGCGGTGAGCATGACGGTGCGAATTTGGCGAAAGAACTCCAGCGGGTTTCGACGAGCGATGAACTTAAGAGCGAGGCTGTAGACGCCGAACTGGTGAAGCGCAAGCGTTGCCAGCACGACGGCGACATACTTGCCAAGCGGCAGAAAAAGGCTAAGCCCAACAATCGCAGTGGTATGGAAAATGAGCGCAAAGACACCGATGGGCGCCAGTTTCATGGCGAACTCGATCACTTTCAGCGAGATTTCGAAGAGGCCCGCCATAAAACTCTTGATGGGCGCGACTTTGTCTCCGGCGGCGGCGTTCATGGCCAAGCCGAAGACAACTGCGAAAAACATGAGCGGCAAGAGGCCGCCTTCCAATGCTCGATTCGCTTCGGCCAACGGGTTGCGCGGTATGAACTCGACGATAACCTGCATAAAGGTCTTGCTTTCGGATTTGGCCGTTTCGACATGCTTAGTGGCGTCTGCTTTGAAGCCGCTGGCTTCCAACAGTTCTTCTCGTTTTTCGGTCGAGATGCCATCGCCTGGTCGAACCCAGTTGACCGCGGTTACTCCGATGACGACGGCTGTGCCACTGAGCAAGAGGGTCAGGAGCAGGGAGTAGACGCCGACGCGACCAACCTTTCGGGCATCGCCGATCTCGCAGACGCCGAGCGTAAGCGCAGAAAATAAAAGGGGAACCACGATCATGAAGATCATTCTCATAAAGGCGTCGCCAACTGGGCGCACGTAGCCTTCGGAGAACGTCTTAAGGGCTGCCTGGTCTGGGTAGAAGCTTTGCGCGAGGGTTCCTACCACGGCTCCCAGCAAGAGGCTGAGCAAGATCTTGCCGTGCAGAGGAAGTTTCCTGAAGCTCATAGACAGCGGGCTATTCGGCGATCGTACTTGCGTTCCTGCAAGAGGCCATAATAGGGCGTCTATGAGTCTGCTCACTGTGCGCGGCCTGGAGATCGCTTTTGGCGTCGATGTTCTATTCAGCGATGTGTCGTTTACGGTCGGTCGGCGGCAGAAAATCGGCCTGGTCGGTCGCAATGGGTGCGGCAAGACGACTCTGTTGCGGATTGTTTGCGGCTTGACGGAGCCGGATCGAGGGCGCGTCGAGATTCACGGTCGCACCGAACTGGGCTATCTGCGGCAAGAGCCCAACATGGGCAAGGATAGAACGGTTCGAGAAGAAGCGGAGAACGCTTTTCAGCACATTCTGGATTTGGAGCAGAGGATGGCAAAGGCCGCCGAGCGGATGGCGAGCTCGGACGAGGCGGTTGAAGAGTATGGCGCTTTGAGGGAGCGGTTTGACGCGATGGGCGGATACGATGCGCTGCGAGACATCCCGACGGCCTTGCGAATGCTGGGTTTTAGCCTCGAAGATCAGGGCAAGCGCGTTTCGATGTTGTCGGGCGGCGAAAAGACAAGGCTAGGCTTGGCAAAACTCTTGCTCAACGGGCCGGACCTGATGATTCTGGACGAACCGACGAACCACTTAGACTTGAAGGCGACCGAGTGGTTGGAGGGCTATCTGAAGGGGTTTGGCGGCGGGCTGATCGTTGTGTCGCACGACCGGTACTTCTTGGAT is part of the Armatimonadota bacterium genome and harbors:
- a CDS encoding CPBP family intramembrane metalloprotease, with the protein product MSVRGDNYASKGAPMIFWVKQRPLLAAVLMASVLLYDLPREVSLAAAASALSALIFGGLALGPIAGSRTFLNEMRRLFANAPLKTATVAGLFAALVEEPLFRLAIQDRFGLVAALFAFWALHLRPGFPIASLTAAVPATILALSYELADDFWANAIAHGVFDFGAALSIGTFLRRQDPRERDSAKM
- a CDS encoding PEP-CTERM sorting domain-containing protein; its protein translation is MLRRILLVCLTLCLSLTAFATDRFLMYGITHDGKLLEINRSDGSSTLLRQLPAQYQNFDSLEFVGSHFYASYAGGKILRFDFDPGSEVELNPGQFPYIEALAADSRDRTIASISTDADIAAESFGEMNLTNGNVATVVPYGNSAVAWDVDALAFDTFDNLWGINLNGPRALFRIDTGTGAISNVVNLQRVYPALTILPRFDVFYASHAHDTTGTNFDSELYIIDPLLGTETLVGSMGQRGVSGLTFGPVPEPSSIAILALGLVGGAFAKRRRRS
- the trxA gene encoding thioredoxin → MSLAAPMTNAEWQDKVINSATPTLVDFWAEWCGPCKQIAPEVDKVAEKYSGKLNVYKVDVDTEGALAGQYGVMSIPTLLVFKGGQVVEQIVGFHSADQIASKISKHVE
- a CDS encoding dicarboxylate/amino acid:cation symporter, coding for MSFRKLPLHGKILLSLLLGAVVGTLAQSFYPDQAALKTFSEGYVRPVGDAFMRMIFMIVVPLLFSALTLGVCEIGDARKVGRVGVYSLLLTLLLSGTAVVIGVTAVNWVRPGDGISTEKREELLEASGFKADATKHVETAKSESKTFMQVIVEFIPRNPLAEANRALEGGLLPLMFFAVVFGLAMNAAAGDKVAPIKSFMAGLFEISLKVIEFAMKLAPIGVFALIFHTTAIVGLSLFLPLGKYVAVVLATLALHQFGVYSLALKFIARRNPLEFFRQIRTVMLTAFATSSSNATLPTALRSAEVDVGLPRNISSFVLTVGATANQNGTALFEGVTVLFLAQLFGGDLSLEMQFQVMGLAILAGVGTAGVPGGAWPMIALIVGMTGAPPESIAIVLGIDRILDMSRTVLNVTGDITIAACVTRLDGGKGFAESAAVPEPTGGA